Proteins from one Portunus trituberculatus isolate SZX2019 chromosome 38, ASM1759143v1, whole genome shotgun sequence genomic window:
- the LOC123514943 gene encoding transmembrane protein 115-like has translation MASAGVVFRHLPLIKQSLIAIIGNTGLFVKFVCVLLIIGYGLSFSEAAVEVLSVTPGYLLPPTFWLWTAFTHCFLEVRLWQVCVDLVTLGLCGKLIEPLWGSFEMVLFFLLVNVCVAFISALFYLIIYMCTFNPEVLFSVQINGMAGYIAGLSVAVKQIMPDHVLLHTRTPLGKVSNRHVPLCLFLTALLLYLCHLLEGLYTTMIGCGIAVSWVYLRFYQVHSNGTRGDMAETFAFSCFFPTVLQPPIQVVGDAVYSCLVRIRLCRRPVRRYDVGAPSSISISLPGMDPHDAERRRQKALRLLSARLNQDKSEGGGAWPTLDDSPGSRAQSPSPSSNPPSTHSSTLMSKSSKSVTIAAPSDATELPHPPSQASMVPPLPTSSSSSPASPPSSSSGPATATLVDIEQETSPAT, from the exons ATGGCTTCTGCAGGTGTCGTTTTTCGCCACTTACCTTTAATCAAACAGTCATTAATTGCCATAATTGGAAACACTGGACTATTCGTGAAGTTCGTATGTGTTCTGCTGATAATAGGGTATGGTCTGTCGTTCTCTGAGGCGGCGGTGGAGGTGTTGAGTGTCACCCCGGGTTACCTGCTGCCTCCTACCTTTTGGCTCTGGACAGCCTTCACACACTGCTTCCTGGAAGTGCGGttatggcaggtgtgtgtggacCTAGTCACACTGGGCTTGTGTGGCAAGTTGATAGAGCCGTTGTGGGGCAGCTTCGAGATGGTGCTGTTCTTCCTGCTGGTCAATGTTTGCGTGGCCTTTATCTCGGCGCTCTTCTACCTCATCATCTACATGTGCACCTTCAACCCCGAGGTGCTGTTCAGCGTGCAGATCAACGGCATGGCGGGCTACATAGCGGGCCTGTCCGTGGCGGTGAAACAGATCATGCCTGACCACGTCCTCCTGCACACCCGCACCCCTCTAGGCAAGGTGTCCAACAGGCATGTCCCGCTGTGCCTCTTCCTGACGGCACTGCTGCTGTACCTGTGCCACCTGCTAGAGGGCCTGTACACCACCATGATAGGCTGCGGCATAGCGGTGTCCTGGGTGTACCTGCGCTTCTACCAGGTCCACTCCAATGGCACCCGTGGCGACATGGCAGAGACCTTCGCCTTCtcctg TTTCTTCCCAACGGTCCTTCAGCCGCCCATACAGGTGGTGGGCGATGCTGTGTACTCATGCTTGGTGAGGATCAGGCTGTGTCGAAGGCCTGTCCGACGGTACGATGTAGGAGCGCCCTCTTCCATTTCAATCTCACTACCTGGAATGGATCCACATGAtgcagaaaggaggag ACAAAAGGCACTGCGTCTGCTCAGTGCTCGCCTCAACCAGGACAagagtgaaggtggaggagccTGGCCTACGCTGGATGACTCCCCTGGGTCCCGTGCTcagtctccctccccatcttccaaccctccctccacacactcctCGACCCTCATGTCTAAATCAAGCAAGTCTGTCACCATTGCTGCACCCTCTGATGCTACTGAGCTGCCTCACCCTCCCAGCCAAGCAAGTATGGTgcctcctctccctacctcttcctcctcctccccagcatcCCCTCCCAGCAGTAGTTCTGGCCCTGCCACAGCCACATTAGTGGATATAGAACAAGAGACCTCGCCTGCCACCTAA